From Algoriphagus sp. NG3, the proteins below share one genomic window:
- a CDS encoding PAS domain S-box protein → MSESEESRSASDKLPVHPYQSLDADQDVSLYRICQLSSIVSATPKSLILFVEEENRFKASSGFELESDVLADFFIEQVKKSSGLFVCQDVHTIELPTEVSLALEAHEIGSIVGLPFKDGNTDRIGGLFVLDAGYITLDDKGEIALELLASEALIIVQERKLISEFSNVEKFFNLSNDLICIAGTNGYFKKINPSFSRLLGWDNETLLTRSFFELTHPDDIKKTRRNLEKLVKGELSTELSHRFMCRDGSYKSLDWVATKDPKTGNIYSIARDTTEAKAKEEQLATSESKLRVFFENSQGLMCTHDLKGVFLSVNEAGAQMLGYTAEQVIGRSLYDIVPESRHPLIDQYLATIKNEGKASGQMITTHRDGSVLIWIYNNVLERDPSGKGGYVIGNAIDITNRVKLEEELSRARAMLEETEKVARVGGWNVDLRSEKLTWTSSTKLIHEVPQDFEPDLVTAIEFYKEGENRNKIQSAMERGLQTGEGWDLELQIVTAQGNEPWVRAIGKLEFVNGECVRIFGTFQDIDASKKSQIELEQTRKVLDDVINASSEVCVISTGMDGMITVFNVGAEKMLGYSAAELVGKQSPIVLYKPEELEAYRGELEKEFGREIDSSEILNLRPRRNGFEQRDWTFVTKSGDEKVVSLVVSAMRDHEDQLIGYLGIAIDITDKNQIEKDLYNEKSRLNAFVTHAPAAVAMVDNNMVYIAASNQYKKDYNLQGQDIIGKSHYDIFPQTDEVRRERFERVLAGAIERKEEEKIKLPGVTEERFVSWEMRPWYLHDGDIGGMMMFVQDITRMVKHTEELNKAKLLAEEASVAKSEFLANMSHEIRTPLNGVIGFTDLVLKTNLNETQHQYLSIVHQSGNALLSIINDILDFSKIEAGRLELDIDKCDLYELCSQATDIITYQIQNKGLEMLLNMATDLPRFVFTDSVRLKQILVNLLGNSSKFTEKGEIELKIEILEKKGGLLKIRFAVRDTGIGIKPEKQSKIFEAFSQEDSSTTKKYGGTGLGLTISNSLLRLMGSKLELESEPGKGSTFYFDVLLETEEGEPIDWYDVDKIGNVLIVDDNANNRLIVREMLLLKDIQSLEASNGFEALQILASGKEFDVILMDYHMPFMDGLETVRKIRETFPAWSSDEPILLLHSSSDDHKIIESCRELRVQHRLIKPIKIQDFYQSLSRLHKTEVNRVEQEETSSKGSGGKFIALIAEDNLVNMLLAKTLIRKIAPEATVVEVKNGQEAVDYCKEQMPDIILMDVQMPEMNGYEATKQIRLLQHDARVPIIALTAGNVKGEREKCLDSGMDDFVVKPVVEETMKLILDKWLDKESIAMESGQNKSDQGNNAHYSEEKLRQYADDDPEVLQEILSIVTSEIDKSLKSFKALIQEENLLLINEAGHKLYGTAISSGMQTLAEIAREFEHLEEFETEKVAHMYGRLLAEIELVKEMMPSRP, encoded by the coding sequence ATGAGTGAATCAGAGGAGAGTAGGAGTGCATCGGATAAATTGCCAGTTCATCCCTACCAAAGTCTCGATGCAGATCAGGATGTTTCCCTTTATAGAATTTGTCAGCTAAGTTCCATAGTCAGTGCTACACCAAAATCCCTGATTCTATTTGTTGAGGAAGAAAACAGGTTCAAGGCCTCGTCAGGGTTTGAACTGGAAAGTGATGTGTTGGCAGATTTTTTTATTGAACAAGTAAAAAAATCCAGTGGTCTCTTTGTTTGCCAAGATGTACATACTATTGAGCTACCCACCGAAGTGTCCTTGGCTTTGGAGGCTCATGAAATCGGATCAATTGTTGGTTTACCCTTTAAAGATGGGAACACAGATCGGATAGGAGGGTTGTTTGTGCTTGACGCAGGATACATTACATTGGATGATAAGGGCGAAATAGCTTTGGAGCTACTTGCAAGTGAAGCTTTGATTATTGTCCAAGAACGTAAGCTGATCTCAGAGTTCAGTAACGTGGAGAAGTTTTTCAATCTGTCCAATGATTTGATTTGCATCGCGGGAACAAATGGTTATTTCAAGAAAATCAATCCTTCTTTCAGCAGGCTATTGGGCTGGGATAACGAGACACTATTGACTCGCTCATTTTTTGAATTAACTCATCCCGATGATATCAAGAAGACTAGACGTAACCTGGAAAAATTGGTCAAGGGTGAGCTGTCCACTGAATTGTCCCATAGGTTTATGTGCCGGGACGGCTCTTACAAATCCCTTGACTGGGTGGCTACCAAAGATCCCAAAACAGGCAACATCTATAGTATAGCCAGAGATACTACAGAAGCTAAGGCAAAGGAAGAGCAACTCGCCACAAGTGAAAGCAAGTTGAGGGTGTTTTTTGAGAATTCCCAAGGCTTGATGTGTACCCATGATCTTAAAGGCGTCTTTCTTTCAGTAAATGAAGCAGGGGCTCAAATGTTAGGATATACGGCGGAGCAGGTGATTGGGAGAAGCCTATATGATATCGTCCCTGAGTCCCGACATCCTTTGATAGACCAATATCTGGCGACAATCAAAAATGAGGGGAAAGCCAGCGGTCAGATGATTACCACTCATAGAGATGGTTCTGTTTTGATCTGGATATACAATAATGTCCTAGAGCGGGATCCCTCTGGAAAAGGGGGGTATGTGATTGGTAACGCGATTGATATCACTAACCGTGTGAAACTGGAAGAAGAACTCTCCCGAGCTAGAGCTATGCTGGAGGAAACTGAAAAAGTAGCCCGGGTGGGAGGATGGAACGTAGACCTTAGATCCGAGAAACTCACCTGGACTTCCTCTACTAAATTGATCCATGAAGTGCCTCAGGATTTTGAGCCTGATCTAGTTACAGCAATTGAATTTTACAAAGAAGGCGAAAACAGAAATAAAATCCAGTCAGCCATGGAAAGGGGATTGCAGACTGGAGAAGGTTGGGATCTGGAGCTCCAGATTGTTACTGCCCAAGGTAATGAACCTTGGGTTCGAGCCATAGGAAAACTGGAATTTGTAAATGGGGAGTGTGTTCGGATATTCGGTACATTCCAGGACATAGATGCTAGTAAGAAATCCCAGATAGAACTGGAACAGACACGTAAAGTATTGGATGATGTGATAAATGCTTCATCAGAAGTCTGTGTGATTTCTACAGGAATGGATGGGATGATTACAGTATTCAATGTCGGGGCTGAGAAAATGCTAGGCTACTCCGCAGCGGAGCTAGTGGGGAAGCAAAGTCCAATTGTCCTTTACAAACCAGAAGAATTAGAAGCATACAGAGGCGAATTGGAAAAAGAATTTGGGAGAGAAATAGATTCTTCTGAAATTTTGAATTTAAGACCTAGACGGAATGGTTTTGAGCAGCGTGATTGGACTTTTGTCACCAAGAGTGGAGACGAAAAGGTAGTTTCTCTGGTGGTTTCAGCCATGAGAGATCATGAAGATCAGCTGATTGGATATCTGGGGATTGCGATAGACATCACGGATAAAAACCAGATTGAGAAGGATCTTTATAATGAAAAAAGCAGACTCAATGCTTTTGTAACCCATGCTCCTGCGGCTGTGGCCATGGTGGATAACAACATGGTTTATATTGCAGCCAGTAACCAGTACAAAAAGGATTATAATCTACAGGGGCAGGATATCATAGGTAAATCCCATTATGATATTTTTCCACAAACAGATGAGGTAAGAAGAGAAAGGTTTGAACGTGTGCTGGCTGGTGCCATAGAACGTAAAGAAGAGGAAAAAATCAAACTTCCAGGTGTAACAGAAGAACGGTTTGTGTCCTGGGAAATGAGACCATGGTACTTGCATGATGGGGACATAGGAGGGATGATGATGTTCGTGCAGGATATCACCAGAATGGTGAAGCATACCGAAGAACTGAATAAGGCAAAACTTCTTGCGGAAGAAGCCAGTGTGGCCAAATCGGAGTTTTTGGCCAATATGAGCCATGAAATCAGGACACCTCTCAATGGTGTAATAGGTTTCACGGACTTGGTGTTGAAAACCAATCTGAATGAAACCCAACATCAGTACCTATCTATAGTCCATCAATCAGGAAACGCCCTGCTGAGTATTATCAACGATATTCTGGATTTTTCTAAAATAGAAGCAGGACGTCTCGAACTTGATATAGACAAATGTGATCTTTACGAGCTCTGTTCCCAAGCAACGGATATCATTACCTATCAAATCCAGAATAAAGGCCTGGAAATGCTGCTTAATATGGCCACTGATTTACCACGGTTTGTTTTCACAGATTCGGTGCGCCTAAAACAAATCTTGGTCAATCTATTGGGCAATTCATCCAAATTCACCGAAAAAGGGGAGATTGAATTGAAGATAGAAATTCTGGAAAAGAAAGGGGGGCTTTTGAAAATCAGATTTGCAGTGCGTGATACGGGTATAGGCATTAAGCCTGAGAAGCAGTCCAAAATCTTTGAGGCTTTTTCCCAAGAGGACAGTTCCACCACCAAGAAATATGGAGGTACAGGACTTGGGCTGACTATTTCCAATAGCCTTCTTAGGCTTATGGGGAGTAAGCTGGAGTTGGAAAGTGAGCCGGGAAAAGGAAGTACTTTCTATTTTGATGTACTGCTGGAGACGGAAGAGGGCGAGCCCATAGACTGGTATGATGTGGACAAGATAGGCAACGTGCTTATAGTCGATGATAATGCGAACAACAGGTTGATTGTCAGGGAAATGCTTTTGCTTAAGGATATTCAGTCACTTGAGGCATCCAATGGATTTGAGGCATTGCAGATATTGGCTTCAGGAAAAGAGTTTGATGTGATTTTGATGGACTACCATATGCCATTTATGGACGGCTTGGAGACTGTTCGAAAGATAAGAGAAACCTTCCCCGCTTGGAGTTCGGACGAACCTATCCTATTGCTTCACAGTTCTTCTGATGATCATAAAATCATAGAGAGCTGTAGAGAATTAAGGGTGCAGCACAGATTGATCAAGCCTATCAAAATTCAGGATTTTTATCAATCTCTCTCCCGACTGCACAAAACAGAAGTGAACAGAGTGGAGCAGGAGGAAACAAGTAGTAAAGGTTCTGGTGGTAAATTCATCGCATTGATAGCTGAGGATAATCTGGTGAATATGTTGCTGGCAAAGACACTGATAAGGAAAATAGCTCCTGAAGCTACTGTGGTAGAAGTGAAAAACGGTCAGGAAGCGGTGGATTATTGTAAAGAACAAATGCCAGATATCATTCTGATGGATGTGCAGATGCCGGAGATGAATGGGTATGAGGCTACCAAGCAGATACGTTTGCTTCAGCATGATGCACGTGTCCCTATTATAGCGCTGACTGCTGGCAATGTAAAAGGCGAGCGGGAAAAATGCCTGGATTCAGGAATGGACGATTTTGTCGTAAAGCCGGTAGTGGAGGAGACTATGAAATTGATACTCGACAAATGGCTCGATAAAGAATCAATAGCTATGGAGTCAGGACAAAACAAGAGTGATCAAGGAAATAACGCCCATTACAGCGAAGAGAAATTGAGACAATATGCAGACGATGATCCCGAGGTGTTGCAGGAGATTCTGAGCATTGTGACTTCTGAAATAGATAAATCATTGAAGTCATTCAAAGCCCTAATTCAGGAAGAAAATTTACTTCTCATCAATGAAGCAGGGCACAAGCTTTATGGGACGGCCATTTCTTCCGGTATGCAGACCTTGGCAGAAATAGCTCGGGAATTTGAACATCTGGAGGAATTTGAAACTGAAAAAGTGGCTCACATGTACGGGAGATTACTGGCAGAAATAGAATTGGTAAAGGAAATGATGCCGTCAAGGCCTTAG
- a CDS encoding PKD domain-containing protein, with translation MALTSEAQLSTIGKEFWVGFMDNNRILPGASDRAVLEIAAIEDAELTIEYLGNIRSQSLAKGQRFNLIVDSQDLDLFHRFSERVENKGIFISSTGNLSVYAFNERIRSADGTVVLPVAALGKEYLVTSHYERLTAPVEYDGNIDDESSLLVIATEDNTQVEITKSIGGSPIILNLNRGQSYQIKENYDLTGSRVRVIGEDVSSCKKIAVFGGNKWTSVGNCGAANDNLFQQAYPLNTWGQSFTHVGLRGRSSGELVKVLAAENDTDVVVNGTTRASLSATEFVTLSFSADEVVSITTSKPSSVTVFAKSQECNNANSGNFEQGDPFMITYSPNEQLLKEVEFSALSIVSISVNYVNIIVPAGAQGNTILDGRNVGAEFTPVPGNASFFYARISISKGLHSLTNPDGFIAYVYGFGFLESYGYAVGAALDNLNFEVKSSYDFEVQGDLTACLDREGEWSIAPENEDFTYFVWDFNDGSEVKEGQKVNHTFSAPGIYEVTVTASLSPLTCDQQEEKTFQVEVLETKAELLGEQAVCPEVEEFLYKLGTHENLQSVSFEVEGGTILQDYGDSVLVNWGEANPDARIIANPIGTNGCLADPIVLPVVINSKLAASNPVGESAVCFNPLNTHYYEAPNSSGRRGYEWMVSGGEVVSGADQAVVEIRWDQPGITGFVSYTTYSLDDQSCEGTSEPFEVKVAEKLEASISILENVRCAGESSGVIELDIQGGVAPYMFIWPHDADLDASRAENLTPGTYSVLITDSLGCETELDNMVISEPPVLELVSMESEGVSCFGKKDGRLGVAINGGSPPYRLEIDGEEYEFTGKLDLYEVSQGQYDIYILDQNSCSIPLNLEITSPAALEVNVRMSKPACPGGSNGELFAFPEGGEAPYIYYWNEGSAGSNTLEGLAKGTYTLSVVDAFGCVGLGEGEVLENAPEVRLPTGYYPVKDGGFFEGVSNCEIIFTIWIYNRWGQLLYSGTEGWDGKVNGENAIQGTYTYLLQYSFPLEDEIQTVEKRGSFLLVR, from the coding sequence ATGGCATTGACTAGTGAAGCACAGCTCTCTACAATAGGGAAAGAATTCTGGGTGGGATTTATGGACAATAACCGCATACTCCCCGGTGCCTCCGATAGAGCGGTGCTGGAAATTGCAGCGATTGAAGATGCTGAGCTTACTATAGAATACCTGGGAAATATCCGAAGCCAATCCCTCGCCAAAGGGCAACGCTTCAATTTGATTGTGGACTCCCAGGATTTAGACCTTTTTCACAGGTTTTCCGAACGGGTGGAAAACAAAGGGATTTTTATCAGTTCGACGGGAAATTTATCTGTCTATGCTTTCAATGAACGTATCCGAAGTGCTGATGGTACTGTGGTGTTGCCTGTGGCCGCTTTGGGGAAAGAATACCTTGTCACTTCCCACTATGAACGACTCACCGCTCCTGTGGAATACGATGGGAATATTGATGATGAAAGTAGCCTCTTAGTAATCGCTACGGAGGATAATACGCAGGTAGAAATTACCAAAAGCATAGGTGGCTCACCCATTATCCTCAACTTAAACCGCGGTCAAAGCTACCAGATCAAAGAAAATTATGACCTCACGGGCAGCAGGGTGAGAGTGATAGGAGAGGACGTAAGTTCCTGTAAAAAAATCGCTGTTTTTGGAGGTAATAAGTGGACTTCCGTAGGAAACTGCGGAGCTGCAAATGACAATCTTTTCCAACAAGCCTATCCCTTAAATACCTGGGGACAATCCTTCACCCATGTGGGGTTGAGAGGTAGATCCTCAGGTGAATTGGTGAAAGTGCTAGCTGCCGAAAATGATACTGATGTAGTTGTGAACGGAACTACGCGTGCCTCCCTATCCGCCACGGAGTTTGTAACTTTGTCTTTTAGTGCAGACGAAGTGGTGTCTATCACTACTTCAAAACCTTCTTCAGTTACTGTGTTTGCAAAAAGCCAGGAATGTAACAATGCGAATTCTGGCAATTTTGAGCAGGGGGATCCATTCATGATTACTTATAGTCCCAATGAGCAATTGCTGAAGGAGGTGGAGTTTTCTGCGCTTTCTATCGTTTCTATCTCTGTCAACTATGTAAATATAATCGTACCTGCGGGGGCGCAGGGAAATACTATTTTGGATGGGAGAAACGTAGGCGCTGAATTTACTCCTGTGCCTGGCAACGCCTCTTTTTTTTATGCGAGGATTAGTATTTCCAAAGGACTTCATAGTCTAACCAATCCGGATGGATTTATCGCTTATGTGTATGGCTTCGGGTTTTTAGAATCTTATGGATATGCCGTAGGTGCGGCTTTGGATAATCTGAATTTTGAAGTAAAGTCAAGTTACGATTTTGAGGTACAAGGAGATCTTACTGCTTGCTTAGATAGGGAAGGTGAATGGAGTATAGCGCCGGAAAATGAAGATTTCACTTATTTTGTCTGGGACTTCAATGATGGTTCAGAGGTAAAGGAAGGACAGAAGGTCAACCACACATTTTCTGCTCCGGGCATTTATGAAGTCACTGTCACAGCCTCTCTAAGCCCTCTTACCTGCGATCAGCAAGAAGAAAAGACATTTCAGGTAGAAGTCTTGGAAACCAAAGCAGAATTGTTGGGTGAGCAAGCTGTATGTCCTGAAGTAGAGGAATTTCTCTATAAACTCGGTACACATGAAAATCTACAGTCTGTGAGTTTTGAAGTGGAGGGCGGGACTATCCTCCAGGACTATGGTGATTCGGTGCTGGTGAATTGGGGCGAAGCCAATCCTGATGCCAGAATCATTGCAAATCCTATAGGCACAAACGGTTGTTTGGCAGATCCTATAGTTCTACCGGTAGTGATCAACTCCAAATTAGCTGCTTCCAATCCTGTTGGCGAATCGGCTGTTTGTTTTAATCCGCTGAATACACACTATTACGAAGCTCCCAACTCTTCAGGAAGACGCGGCTACGAATGGATGGTAAGTGGAGGTGAGGTGGTTTCAGGTGCCGACCAGGCAGTGGTAGAAATCCGGTGGGATCAGCCGGGAATCACTGGATTCGTCAGCTATACAACTTATAGTCTGGATGATCAATCCTGTGAAGGGACTTCGGAGCCTTTTGAGGTGAAAGTAGCAGAGAAACTGGAGGCAAGTATTTCAATCCTAGAAAATGTGAGGTGCGCTGGGGAGTCTAGTGGTGTAATTGAACTTGATATACAGGGAGGGGTAGCACCTTACATGTTTATATGGCCCCATGATGCTGATTTGGATGCTTCACGGGCAGAAAATCTAACTCCAGGTACTTATTCAGTGCTTATAACGGATAGTTTGGGATGTGAAACGGAGTTGGATAACATGGTAATTTCAGAACCACCTGTGCTGGAGCTGGTCTCTATGGAGTCAGAAGGAGTAAGCTGCTTTGGCAAAAAGGATGGAAGATTAGGGGTGGCAATCAATGGAGGAAGTCCGCCCTATAGGCTAGAGATAGATGGGGAGGAGTATGAGTTTACAGGAAAATTGGATTTGTATGAAGTTTCCCAGGGTCAGTACGATATCTATATATTAGACCAAAATTCCTGTAGTATACCACTTAACTTGGAAATCACTTCACCTGCAGCATTGGAAGTCAACGTAAGAATGAGCAAACCAGCCTGTCCAGGTGGCAGCAACGGTGAACTTTTTGCTTTTCCCGAAGGGGGAGAAGCACCTTACATCTATTATTGGAATGAAGGAAGTGCCGGCAGCAATACCTTGGAAGGCCTTGCAAAGGGGACTTACACCCTTTCTGTGGTAGATGCTTTTGGATGTGTAGGTTTGGGAGAAGGAGAGGTCTTAGAAAATGCCCCAGAAGTACGACTGCCTACAGGATATTATCCAGTGAAAGATGGGGGATTTTTTGAGGGAGTTTCCAATTGCGAAATCATCTTTACTATCTGGATTTACAATAGGTGGGGGCAGTTGTTGTACAGTGGTACGGAGGGATGGGACGGAAAGGTGAACGGTGAAAATGCCATTCAAGGAACCTATACTTATCTGTTGCAATACAGTTTTCCACTGGAAGATGAGATCCAGACAGTAGAAAAGCGTGGGAGTTTTTTATTGGTCAGATAA
- the galE gene encoding UDP-glucose 4-epimerase GalE: MKNILITGGAGFIGSHTAVQLIEAGLNPIIIDDLSNSDEKVLARLKEITGKSLVFYKGDCSDRSLLDQIASAHDIAGVIHFAAFKAVGESTQKPLKYYQNNIGSLLALLDFMKEKQIKDLVFSSSCTVYGQPEVLPVTEKTPRQEAESPYGNTKKICEDILVDFVKSQPGIRVISLRYFNPVGAHPSGKIGELPIGTPANLVPFVTQTAAGIREKLTVFGDDYDTPDGSCVRDFIHVMDLADAHVKALGYLGEQQDNFYDVFNVGTGKGNTVLEVIRTFEQVNGVKVNFEVGSRRAGDVVKIWADTSKINSVLKWQPSFSLEDSMRDSWNWQKTL, translated from the coding sequence ATGAAAAATATTTTAATCACCGGAGGAGCCGGTTTTATCGGTTCTCATACAGCGGTCCAACTCATCGAAGCAGGGTTAAATCCTATTATCATTGATGATCTTTCCAATTCTGATGAAAAGGTGCTCGCAAGGCTGAAAGAAATCACGGGCAAAAGTTTGGTTTTCTACAAGGGAGATTGCAGTGACCGTAGTCTTCTAGATCAAATAGCGTCAGCACATGATATTGCTGGAGTGATCCATTTTGCAGCGTTCAAGGCTGTTGGGGAAAGTACCCAAAAGCCGTTAAAGTATTACCAGAATAATATAGGTTCTCTGTTGGCTTTGCTTGATTTTATGAAGGAAAAGCAAATCAAAGATTTGGTTTTTTCGTCGTCTTGCACGGTATATGGTCAGCCGGAAGTTCTGCCTGTGACGGAGAAGACTCCTAGGCAAGAGGCGGAAAGCCCTTATGGAAACACGAAAAAAATCTGCGAGGATATTCTTGTGGATTTTGTCAAATCCCAACCTGGAATCAGGGTGATCTCATTGCGTTATTTCAATCCAGTGGGAGCCCACCCAAGCGGGAAAATCGGGGAATTGCCTATAGGAACACCTGCGAACCTAGTTCCTTTCGTGACCCAGACAGCTGCAGGAATCCGTGAAAAACTCACTGTTTTTGGTGATGATTATGACACTCCAGATGGATCTTGTGTACGGGATTTTATCCATGTGATGGATTTGGCAGATGCACATGTGAAAGCTCTGGGATACCTGGGTGAGCAGCAGGATAATTTCTATGATGTATTTAATGTGGGAACAGGTAAAGGCAATACTGTTTTGGAAGTGATCAGGACGTTTGAGCAGGTGAATGGAGTAAAAGTAAATTTTGAGGTTGGATCTAGAAGAGCGGGAGATGTCGTGAAAATATGGGCAGATACCTCTAAAATTAATTCGGTTCTAAAATGGCAACCTAGCTTTAGCTTGGAAGATTCAATGCGGGATAGCTGGAATTGGCAGAAGACGTTGTGA
- a CDS encoding Na/Pi symporter: protein MTEVPFDFWMFLAGLGIFLFGMRHLEDGIKGLAGKSFQRFIRRFTNRSWKGILTGTFVTAILQSSSMVTLLVLAFLGTGMLTLKSALGVVLGANLGTTITAWVVAALGFKMNIADFSFPFLAVGILSYLFLESRPVLKNIGGFLIGFGLLFLGLDFMKDALDAVAEQLDLSSFSRYGLWAFLLLGLIVTALIQSSSAMIVIILSALNAGLIDVYQSFAMIIGANMGTTSTLLLGSIGGTADKKRLAVANVIFNSSAGIIIFLVLEPLVDGVYSFFKMTDPLMELVLLNTLLNLAGILLFLPFLGAFQSFLKNRFKSAEPGGETLYIKNITAEFPDVALKAIRDELDHMYGYVLDFIYHNFSIGSIAGKPSGWKSIFQTAININEKYDKIKRIEDELTGFYALLQEQNLDKDEAEELTESMLSLRSMVYGAKDIKDVAHNISYMSEGEDPLAQEVLKRLQIFVKLQTEEVYHRNLSTEENKFDLTEGIAKNEEFYKEMIAFLYENIKHHTKKGVPISTMTNVIKQTVSAMNNLCSAIHIKPVENELVES from the coding sequence ATGACGGAAGTACCTTTTGATTTTTGGATGTTTTTAGCCGGTCTTGGCATATTCCTTTTCGGAATGCGACACTTAGAAGACGGAATTAAAGGTTTGGCGGGGAAGTCGTTCCAGCGCTTTATCAGGCGATTTACCAACCGTAGCTGGAAAGGAATTCTTACCGGAACATTTGTAACGGCAATTCTACAAAGCAGCTCAATGGTGACATTGCTTGTTCTGGCTTTTCTCGGTACTGGGATGCTAACCTTAAAGAGTGCGCTTGGGGTTGTTCTTGGAGCAAATCTGGGAACGACCATCACAGCCTGGGTTGTAGCTGCTCTTGGTTTCAAAATGAACATAGCCGATTTCTCTTTTCCGTTTCTTGCGGTGGGGATTTTATCCTATCTATTCTTGGAGAGCAGACCGGTTCTAAAAAATATTGGTGGGTTTTTAATTGGGTTTGGACTGTTGTTTTTAGGCCTTGATTTCATGAAAGATGCTCTGGATGCTGTTGCTGAACAGCTAGACCTTTCCTCTTTTTCAAGGTATGGACTTTGGGCTTTTTTACTTTTAGGGTTGATCGTTACTGCATTAATACAATCTAGCTCTGCTATGATAGTAATTATTCTGAGTGCGCTGAATGCAGGCTTGATCGATGTCTATCAGTCTTTTGCTATGATAATCGGTGCCAATATGGGTACAACATCTACTTTATTGCTCGGGTCTATCGGAGGCACAGCAGATAAAAAACGGCTTGCAGTCGCCAATGTGATCTTTAATTCATCGGCAGGGATCATCATCTTTTTGGTTTTGGAACCACTAGTGGACGGTGTCTATTCTTTTTTCAAAATGACTGATCCCTTGATGGAGCTGGTATTGTTAAACACCCTTTTAAATCTTGCGGGGATTTTACTCTTTTTGCCGTTTTTGGGTGCTTTCCAGAGTTTCTTGAAGAATCGATTCAAGAGTGCTGAACCTGGAGGTGAAACGCTCTATATAAAAAATATTACCGCAGAATTTCCCGATGTGGCTCTTAAAGCAATTAGAGATGAACTAGATCATATGTACGGGTATGTACTTGATTTTATCTATCATAATTTTTCCATTGGATCCATAGCGGGGAAACCTTCAGGTTGGAAATCAATCTTCCAAACCGCAATAAACATCAATGAGAAATACGATAAAATAAAACGTATAGAAGATGAACTTACCGGGTTCTACGCCCTCCTACAAGAGCAAAATCTGGATAAAGATGAAGCTGAGGAGTTGACTGAGAGTATGCTTTCGCTAAGATCCATGGTGTATGGGGCCAAGGATATAAAGGATGTGGCCCACAACATCAGCTATATGTCCGAAGGTGAAGACCCTCTTGCGCAGGAAGTGCTAAAAAGATTGCAGATTTTCGTCAAACTGCAAACGGAAGAGGTGTATCATAGAAATCTCAGTACAGAGGAAAACAAGTTTGATTTGACAGAAGGGATAGCCAAAAATGAGGAGTTCTATAAAGAAATGATTGCCTTTTTGTACGAGAACATAAAGCACCATACCAAAAAAGGAGTGCCTATTTCCACTATGACTAATGTGATAAAGCAAACTGTCTCAGCAATGAACAACCTGTGTAGTGCAATCCACATTAAACCAGTTGAAAATGAATTAGTTGAAAGTTGA
- a CDS encoding acetyl-CoA carboxylase carboxyltransferase subunit alpha, translating into MVLEFEKPIADLEQKLQEMKELATGRDIDLSSDIESLEDKILALKKETFQNLTRWQRVQLSRHADRPYALDYIYEMTNDFIELHGDRNVADDKAMVGGLGDLDGRSVMFIGQQKGRNTKQRQMRNFGMANPEGYRKALRLMKMAEKFGKPIVTLIDTPGAFPGLEAEERGQGEAIARNIKEMFMLKVPVICIIIGEGASGGALGIAIGDRVLMLENSWYSVISPENCSTILWRSWDYKEQAAEALKLTAKDMQGNGLVDGIIPEPLGGAHRDMKKMAITLKDAILQALKELDKIKPEKRIDQRIDKFCSMGVVVE; encoded by the coding sequence ATGGTATTAGAATTCGAAAAACCTATAGCTGATTTAGAACAGAAACTTCAGGAAATGAAGGAGTTGGCTACCGGCAGAGATATCGATTTAAGCTCAGATATTGAATCCCTTGAAGATAAAATTCTTGCTTTGAAGAAAGAAACTTTTCAAAATCTTACTCGCTGGCAGCGGGTACAGCTTTCCCGGCATGCCGATAGACCTTATGCACTGGACTATATCTATGAAATGACCAATGATTTCATCGAGCTACATGGAGACAGAAATGTGGCAGATGACAAAGCAATGGTGGGCGGTCTGGGAGATCTGGATGGCCGTTCTGTGATGTTCATCGGTCAGCAAAAGGGCCGAAACACCAAGCAGCGACAGATGCGGAACTTTGGGATGGCAAATCCTGAAGGCTATAGAAAAGCACTTCGCCTGATGAAAATGGCCGAGAAGTTTGGTAAGCCTATCGTTACGCTGATTGACACTCCAGGTGCATTTCCTGGCCTGGAAGCGGAGGAGCGCGGTCAGGGAGAAGCTATTGCCCGCAATATCAAAGAGATGTTTATGCTGAAGGTGCCTGTGATCTGTATCATTATTGGTGAAGGCGCATCAGGAGGAGCTTTAGGCATAGCGATAGGGGACCGGGTATTGATGTTGGAAAATTCCTGGTATTCTGTGATTTCCCCTGAAAACTGCTCTACCATTCTCTGGAGAAGCTGGGACTACAAGGAACAGGCCGCTGAGGCTTTGAAACTGACAGCAAAAGATATGCAAGGCAATGGACTTGTAGATGGTATCATCCCTGAGCCACTTGGAGGTGCCCATCGCGACATGAAGAAGATGGCAATCACCCTAAAAGATGCTATACTGCAGGCGCTGAAAGAGCTGGATAAAATCAAACCTGAAAAAAGAATTGACCAACGCATCGACAAGTTTTGCTCGATGGGTGTGGTAGTCGAGTAA